The Triticum urartu cultivar G1812 unplaced genomic scaffold, Tu2.1 TuUngrouped_contig_4825, whole genome shotgun sequence genome contains the following window.
GGTTTGGGCCTCGGTGCAGGCAGTTTCGATTTTACGAAGCACTGTATTGGAAAGTTAAGCTACGGAAAACATTGTATGCGAAACACACTGATAGAATGATTGTGTCATTACTCGCTTCGGTGCACGCGGACTCGATTTTATATACATTGCTAACTACTGTTCCGTAAATCACTGGAATCGGTACCCATGATTGTGTTGTTACTTTATTCCCAAACATAATCACAGGTTGCTTGCCTAGCCTTGAGAGTATAATCCTCTTAAATCCAAGGAAATTGTGAATAACCACAGGCTACTCATGAACACTAATGCCCCATCTGGAATGGATGTAAAATTTATGTTCTCACTAGTTATTTAACTCAAACTTGAACTAAATACCGGTGGCCACACAAATTTTACCACCTTCTCCAAACAGCCCCTAAGTAGTAATTTGACTAGTCGGCTAACAAAGTACTAGTGAAATGGTATAGACAGAACCAGCTCAAAATTGACTTCAAATCTTAAGACTGTTCTTCTAAAAGTATGCAATGCACAGTCGGAGATGCACTACCTTTCATCTTAGAATGTGGTAAGATATGCCTGCATACCGCAGCTAGAATCTAGAGATTATAAAGATCCACAGAAATTGAACAGTGATGCTGATTAGTGTAAGACCAGGTTGCACAAAAGGTCGGTGTTCTTTTTTTCAGGCCGTCGCCTAAGACTGATTATGTTGCTGTGGAGGCACTACAGCAGGCGCTACATGTTGCTGTGGAGGCACAGGAGGCTGCGCCGGAGCAGGCACACCAAGTTGTTGCGGCACGGGCGGTTGCTGTGGCAGAGGAACCTGGCGGTGCAGACCAAGACCTCCCGGTAGATGTTCTTGCAGTAAGCCAGGCTCATTTGTTTCCAGCAGTAATTCATAATCTTCTGTATTCAGCAGGAAATCTTCTATATCAAAGCTTGGAAAACCGGGGTCTAGAGGACCAGGAGCACCTGCAAGTAGCTCCGGGTTAGTACACATGTTTGAAAATAACTTCAACTTCAAGACGTAATTGAAGAAATAAAAGTGAAGGTTGTCATTCATTTTGGTGATACTACTCACCTTGGTTGTTAACTAGTGGCTGTTGGTGTTGCTGCTCCTGAAGGAGTGGTGGCTGTTGGGTAGCTGTAATTTAAAATTTCAATTATAACTTAAAAAATGAACAGCTAACAATAACTTATGGCTTTTTTGCAATCTTAAACACAGTATCATGAACAATACAATAATCATCTCAGAAGTACAAAAGACGAACAGAGAATGTTAAAGAAAAACGTGGATAACAAATGTACCATGCCATTACTCCAATTTTCCTATCAAAAAATGAGGTCCAGGAGGGAACATGTATGGGAAAAGACGTTAGGAACAGCTGAGCACAGTGCTTTCATGCAACCTTCCGTGCAATCCTGGGCTTTCATGCAGTGGCCACTCTGATGCCTCCGGCGCGCATTGACCTCTCTGATGCACTCACAGAGATAATGCAAGCGAACTATGCTAGCTTATTATTCAGTTGAGCATTTAATGTGCTAAATATTTAACCCTGCCTTAATGTTTTCCTCAAACATCTTTCCTTTATTCCAGTGCAGCTTAAAGACATAAAGGAAACACAAATAAATGATGCCATTGCTGGTTTTGGTGGATACTAACTAACCTTGACTGTTAAGTTGGTGTTGTAGCTGTAGATGTTGGTGTTGGTTTTGGTGCTGCTGCAGGACTTGTTGGTTTTTGTGCTGCTGCAGGACTTGTTGGTATTGTTGCTGTTGCAAGACTTGTTGGTATTGCTGCTGTTGCAGGACccattgctgctgctgctgtagcaactgctgttgttgctgctgcatGAGCACATGCGGCTGTTGGGCAGCTGCAAAAAGTTACAGTTAGTTCACAGGTTTAAAACCAAACACCTAAATAGCTTATGGTTGTTATTCACATTTTGGAAATAGCCTCAAAAGGTACTAACTCACTTTCATAGTTACGCAGTTGCTGCTGCAGCAAAGGACGAAGACTTGGAACTCCAGTAGGTAGAGAGCCATGGAAACCTGCAATGGCTTATCAGTTCAAGAATTTGACAATAACTTCAAACAACACTACTCTGGTTCCCCTGCTTCTCACCATAGTAATTAGATGTCCCCTGCTGCAAGACCTGCGCACCAGGCTGGAAATATGCACCTCCAAGAAGAGAGGATTGGCCTGCTGCAGGTAACTTATGAGT
Protein-coding sequences here:
- the LOC125528373 gene encoding uncharacterized protein LOC125528373, whose amino-acid sequence is MRTPKEFYITTLQEFVSQSKWSELEEYLKLVIDNKPALDNEADEGLILRHASLFLHCRRGQLSLIQHEGHQQAVSYLESFVMDAITDYLWLYFPEIIGCLMCQKEFETRSTNFFKPHIHVCGNVTKNVTKRLERLMLLKTGTSFDKGPSGKRRRTVNDGQSYSLGDSSGHQNKDIGGLIDIATKLLSDLAAVYHQLERNPNQFGKAHLELQKILASIRAKASSSERGELLPAAGQSSLLGGAYFQPGAQVLQQGTSNYYGFHGSLPTGVPSLRPLLQQQLRNYETAQQPHVLMQQQQQQLLQQQQQWVLQQQQYQQVLQQQQYQQVLQQHKNQQVLQQHQNQHQHLQLQHQLNSQATQQPPLLQEQQHQQPLVNNQGAPGPLDPGFPSFDIEDFLLNTEDYELLLETNEPGLLQEHLPGGLGLHRQVPLPQQPPVPQQLGVPAPAQPPVPPQQHVAPAVVPPQQHNQS